TGTTTGGGACTCATCTACATCATGAAATGccaacctccccctcccccgcccgtGAGTGTGAGTCTCGTTTTCTTTTGCTGATcgagactcatcattcacaaGAGTTTACGAGTCACAGTCAGGCAGTCAGCAGGGATTTCCTTCATCTCACTGGCGTATAAAAAGGAGGTGACGCAGGGCCCAAATCCATCCCCATGGGAAGGCTTCAAGACCATTCCATTGCAAAAAGGGAAATGTGAGTTGACTTGCACAAATTAGGGAATGGATACAAGAAAGTAGCTGCTCGACTTTAAATCAGTTAGGCAATCattaagaaatacaaaaaataaaaactattgtgaaccagcctggaagaggacgcaAGGCTATTTTGTCAGCAGCCTCAGTAAGGAAGATGGTTAGAGAAGTAAAATCTCCAAAGACCAGTTTCAGAATTACTAAAGCTGGTAGCATCTTGGGGTCTCCATGTCTTAAAATCCACCATAAGATGCCACTTCCATGCCAACAAACTGTTTGGAAGGTATACCAGAAAAAAGCCTTTCCTATCTTTCTGTCACCAGCAAAAGCGCCACTGGAACTTTAACTGGGACAGAAATAGGGTTTTTTGATTTGAAACGCTCAAGGTGGGTTTGGCATAGAAATAAAGCTGTATGCAGAGGAAAGCACCTAAAACCAAGTGTGAAATATGGTggagcaggggtctcaaactcaaattacccgGCGGCCGatgagcgtccagtctggtcattggggggccagattttttttatctgttggcttgcctatcacaatactgtagataccacttttgagttggCAAAtctaccatgtgtgatcagtgttacaatggttagtgttgttgaataacaagtagctgacctgagtttcaattctggggcaatgcaagatgctctttggataaaggtgtttgttaaagtTGCTCTTTAggatcactttgtctcattgatagcccatgacttacatatacagcagtaatagtgggataatgtcttcatcgacAATTACATCTATATTtgtccttcatacatgcacatttcaaagcaaatgctgtactgcaccacttttgtatagttggtaacaaggctgcaaacaaacaaaacaaagcagaaaactgaataaagtttcagcaaaaatctgaatcattttattttataaaacaaatgtattattcCTAGGAGCAACTTCaatgacagaccagcatgctccattgcgtcacacagttgctcaaatacatccttgGCTGTGGTACGGCTGCGGGGAAAAATTGTGAGTTATGTCAGTACTctcgtccagagccacagaatacgcaCTGAAATGTTTGCCTTTGACACGCAGCTAGATTTATTGTCAGATAATGACTGCTGGCCTATACATAATcccattagatagctggctcagacacctcacaaataccctcagacgtatttttcagttacaataacggggtttttacattgcacagtgtctatttctcggtaacttaaaaaaaaatcgaagcaaaaaaaagtcaaacaaaccaCTATGTTGTTATTCCTCGGAGCGACTTCaatgacagaccagcatgctccattgcgtcacacagttgctcaaatacatcattggctgtggtacggccttgcattgtttttacacaaagtaattcctctgtcacttcaaactggttgttaacacaGCGGACAAAAATCGCGAGCTaagcattatcatttatgtcagtactctcgtccagagccacagaatacagactgaaacttttgcctttgacacgcagctagatttattttctgataatgAACGCTGGACTATACATAATCCCGTTTATTAGtcggttacttgtcaaaacgatagaagacattcctccaaaatacctattttaaatgattttgttgccatttcgtgacttccgcaaagaaaaaatagttcttcacgcagatagatctttaaagttccaggtgttgcTTAGCAACGCATTAGTTGCTGACTTCAATTTAGTTTCGATTACGTTAAATTACtagactacttgcggaatgatatgaaaggcATGATATAGaggcacaaaacccgttgcaaATGGCAGCGGTAaatgttggggtggcccatttaaatcaatggaactttgaTTGGGGGGCCGGAATTGGCCAGTGGGcctgagtttgagacccctgtgGTGGAGGATCTTTGTTGTCAGCCTTTTTCACTCATTAAATACAGATGCTAATCACTCTGGAGGGCATTTTTATAAGCCTTTAGGTGCATATGAATGTAATAGCAAACTAGATTTTGTTGATTAAATTCTAGCTTTGCAAACTTTCCTCACTCAGCAGTGTTGGTTGTAGGGGAGATTAAATATTATAGAAGACATAATAGAATAATTCGAAGTACAcaatatttgtttctgttttccctGTTGTCTTGAGAAAATGGGAATGGAAAAAATAGTTTAATAGGTCCCCATTTATAACGTTGTGAAAAACCTCCCATTCATCTTGGATTTACAGGCGCCCTCTAAAGTTTTTCACAAAAGCTAGAagtgggagggaggtggagatcTCTGTCAGTATCTAGGTTGAGGGCCAATACCTCTTATCTTTAACCTTCGCAATTATTCAATACAGGAATTCATGAAGGCCACTGTTGACCTGGCAGACCTGCTGGGCCTCCACCTCGTCATGTCAAGGAATGCTGGGAAGGGGGAGTACAAGATCATGGTGGCAGCCATGGGCTGGGCTACTGCTGAGTTAGTCATGTCAAGGTGAACATACATATGCATTTTTTTAACTTGTATGTTAAATAAGTACAAATgtacattttcagtttttttgtgtgtgtgtgtgtgtttgtcattgtcaTCATACGTGGTGCatacacaggctgtgtgtgatgatgtaatttcttacaTGATTGTCAAACATTTTCACAACAGGTGTATTCCATTATGGGTGGGGGCACGTGGAATTGAGTTTGACTGGAAATACATCCAAATGAGCTTTGACTCGAACATAAGTTTGGTAAGTAAGGTCTTGTGTCCTAAGGCAGATTCTCTTGTTTAAAAATTGTTATGTGTCGAAACCcaagaattttcttttttttccctttgttttgtttcgcACGATTTATTATCCAGACCTTCACCCTTCTTGTCATATCTCACATCAGCTTCAGTGCCCTCCACATTGAtcactctcctcctgtctgatTGGTCCATTaatcactctcctcctctctgtatgGTCAGGTGCACTACATCGCCATGGCAGCAGTTGTGTGGATGTTTACGCGGTACGATTTGCCAAAGAGCTTTCGTCTGCCTGTGACTGTGCTGCTGGGACTCTGTGTGTACAAGGCCTTCCTTATGGAGTGAGTAacttcttatacacacacacacacacacacacacacacacacacacacacagcccatacaGCTAGTAAGTGGATAATTGCTATTTTGGCCATTTTTTGCTATTTGCTAACCTATGCTTTTATGCTCCTAAAAAGGCTTGTAAGTAGACACTAAAGCAAAAAGCACTCAGCCACAGAACACAGGCTGGAAAAACTACTGTGCAGATGTAGGGGAGATATATTTTGTAGACGGAAGGACAGAGGCTGTCTCGGACACGGTAGTGCTATCACTGAACGACCAGTGTTGACAATGACACAAATGAAAAGGGGGAGGGTGTTCATTCAAACTACTGTTAACAGAATAACACATCTCCAGggttgttttgctgtgtgttaCATGCTTTGTGTAATGACAGCTATAGCACTGCATGTATACCTTGGATGGACAGTAGGCGTGAGCAGTATTTTGGTATTACATCTGACTAATACGGTATAACATCATGTCACTGCATGAATTTCGCAATACCCGTCAATATtgggatatttttta
The DNA window shown above is from Clupea harengus chromosome 11, Ch_v2.0.2, whole genome shotgun sequence and carries:
- the tmem147 gene encoding transmembrane protein 147, which produces MTLFHFGNCFALAYFPYFITYKCSGLSEYNAFWRCVQAGATYLFVQLCKMLFLATFFPTWEGGAGVYDFVGEFMKATVDLADLLGLHLVMSRNAGKGEYKIMVAAMGWATAELVMSRCIPLWVGARGIEFDWKYIQMSFDSNISLVHYIAMAAVVWMFTRYDLPKSFRLPVTVLLGLCVYKAFLMELFVHVFLLGSWTALLVKAVLTGAISLCSLFLFITLVHSN